In Funiculus sociatus GB2-C1, the following are encoded in one genomic region:
- a CDS encoding DUF3854 domain-containing protein, with amino-acid sequence MVAPTSTNKSFFSPEYFPAHLNEWMDGSGISPEIACLNLKSLEHPTKIAQLLSWKAYSGTAGWYVQGIDPITGASRNFGQFKPDEAIQFPDSDKPQKYFSFPKGAVSEAIFLRISLSAWYSIACRYGVSMPEQVEINDSGEALGFWAWVLEHPEIPISITEGVKKAACLLSGGYVGIALTGVWNGQQKKRALIPSLQPFITPGRQVDLVFDADIVVKPEVQSALKFLGHLLNVAKAIVRIVTWDLQLGKGCDDFIVAHGQEKWDEVVNNATPYSEWLKKLEQQFHGYRNADNQRQRTGKIPPADLVAHEIAAEYREQLAFNDEIGYWMRYEADNPGIWSIETNEYMESIVAKILDSKGIRGYGSYSYITNVVKNLRVLLIKRKWVEPSPKELLPFRNGVLEVSTGKLLPHSPGYHLTWQLPRDHDPNGRNWSRIEAFLNHLSHGNAAIKETLLCFCNAVLKGRKDLHKFLHLIGLGGTGKGTFGRLLTDLIGSDNIYSTTLEDWCGNRFEAANAYRKRLVVFWDEDKQTGKLGKFLSLTGDDWIRAEEKGKKGFQYQYDGMTLVLSNIPIFTGDAASRIARRVITVPCNNSVSVHSRRDLNAEFAGELDAFTNHVLGLSDAHVTKVLMGLVDIPECTLEFWENRARVDSIAAWVNDWVIYDVLAITPVGNDKEEGLNGTPRTLYGSYCLHCKQSGTSPKANKNFSPDLLELCRSVLGWEVSRKVTKIGKFIQGLRLRTDVDLNIPTHDYLLMQRVTDENSLGNSSGAGLGGELGDRSETIQGMLSSFDDESSLIYKGDCKSELVVATECNCKEGEVSQLALGFNALSGKGFEEPSGLDTLCVTCEESLEVELASLESPVLDVVSDAGEEAPALQLAKLLLQCRTWAEVENAIALYEAYEDEAWKLLEPEKQRRIKSLEVVSLLEVGSRVCIDPSSWNPLSPYIGKLGTVRKVMEGGYYEVQPDGESKRISYGVEDLKPVQMQLGVGGMGAVI; translated from the coding sequence ATGGTGGCACCAACATCTACAAACAAATCTTTTTTTTCTCCCGAATATTTCCCAGCTCACCTGAACGAATGGATGGACGGCAGCGGAATCTCACCCGAAATCGCTTGCCTCAACCTCAAAAGTCTGGAGCACCCAACCAAAATTGCTCAGCTACTCTCCTGGAAAGCCTATAGTGGCACAGCTGGCTGGTACGTCCAAGGAATTGACCCGATAACCGGCGCTTCTCGGAATTTTGGGCAGTTCAAACCCGACGAGGCAATTCAGTTCCCTGACTCGGATAAACCACAAAAATATTTCAGTTTCCCCAAAGGCGCTGTCTCAGAAGCTATCTTCCTGCGAATTTCTTTGAGTGCTTGGTATTCGATAGCTTGTCGTTATGGGGTGTCTATGCCAGAGCAGGTTGAAATCAATGATTCTGGAGAAGCCCTTGGTTTCTGGGCTTGGGTACTAGAACATCCAGAAATCCCGATTAGCATCACTGAGGGAGTTAAAAAAGCTGCCTGCTTGCTTTCCGGTGGCTATGTGGGAATCGCTCTGACGGGTGTCTGGAATGGTCAACAAAAGAAACGGGCTCTGATACCGTCCTTACAACCTTTCATTACGCCAGGACGACAGGTTGACTTGGTATTTGACGCTGATATTGTGGTCAAGCCGGAAGTCCAATCCGCACTCAAGTTCTTGGGGCATCTTCTCAATGTTGCCAAAGCGATTGTCCGTATCGTCACTTGGGATTTACAACTAGGGAAGGGTTGCGATGATTTCATTGTGGCTCATGGTCAAGAGAAATGGGATGAAGTTGTGAATAACGCTACACCTTATAGTGAATGGCTCAAGAAACTAGAACAGCAGTTTCACGGATATCGCAATGCTGACAATCAGCGTCAAAGAACCGGAAAGATTCCCCCAGCAGACCTGGTGGCTCATGAAATCGCCGCAGAGTACCGCGAACAACTTGCCTTCAACGATGAAATCGGTTATTGGATGCGCTATGAAGCTGACAATCCCGGTATCTGGTCTATCGAGACTAATGAATATATGGAGTCGATTGTCGCCAAAATTTTGGATTCTAAAGGAATCAGAGGCTATGGGAGCTATAGCTATATCACCAATGTGGTGAAGAACCTGCGGGTTTTGCTGATTAAACGCAAATGGGTAGAGCCTTCTCCTAAAGAACTGCTACCTTTCCGCAATGGGGTTCTGGAAGTATCTACAGGTAAGCTCCTGCCTCACTCGCCAGGTTATCACCTCACTTGGCAGCTACCCCGCGACCATGACCCTAATGGCAGGAATTGGAGCAGGATTGAAGCGTTTCTCAACCACCTTTCCCACGGCAATGCAGCGATTAAGGAAACCTTACTGTGTTTTTGTAATGCTGTCTTAAAAGGGCGCAAAGACTTGCATAAGTTCCTGCACTTGATTGGTCTTGGTGGAACGGGTAAGGGAACGTTTGGACGGCTGCTGACTGATTTAATTGGGTCTGACAACATCTACAGCACGACTTTGGAGGATTGGTGTGGGAATCGATTTGAAGCTGCTAATGCTTATAGAAAGCGTTTAGTGGTGTTCTGGGATGAAGATAAGCAGACTGGGAAGTTGGGTAAGTTTCTTTCTCTGACAGGTGATGATTGGATACGGGCTGAGGAGAAGGGGAAAAAAGGCTTCCAGTATCAATATGACGGGATGACGCTGGTTTTATCTAATATTCCTATCTTCACGGGGGATGCTGCTTCGCGGATAGCGCGACGGGTGATTACGGTCCCTTGCAATAACTCGGTGTCAGTCCACTCACGTCGTGACCTGAATGCTGAGTTCGCGGGGGAGTTAGATGCTTTTACTAATCATGTTTTAGGTCTCTCGGATGCCCATGTCACTAAGGTGTTGATGGGGCTGGTGGATATCCCAGAATGCACGTTGGAGTTTTGGGAAAACCGCGCCCGTGTTGATTCTATTGCTGCTTGGGTCAATGACTGGGTAATTTACGATGTTTTGGCTATTACTCCGGTTGGTAACGATAAGGAGGAGGGATTAAACGGCACTCCTCGGACTTTGTACGGGTCTTATTGCTTGCACTGCAAACAATCTGGGACTTCTCCGAAAGCCAATAAGAATTTCAGTCCAGATTTATTGGAGTTGTGTCGGAGTGTCTTGGGTTGGGAGGTGTCGCGGAAGGTGACGAAGATAGGTAAGTTTATTCAGGGGTTGAGGCTACGTACTGATGTGGATCTGAATATCCCAACTCATGACTATTTGTTGATGCAGCGGGTGACAGATGAGAATTCTCTCGGTAATTCTTCAGGTGCCGGATTAGGTGGTGAATTAGGTGACAGGTCAGAAACTATACAGGGTATGCTTTCTAGCTTTGATGACGAATCTTCTCTTATTTATAAAGGAGATTGTAAGTCTGAATTAGTAGTGGCAACGGAGTGTAATTGTAAAGAAGGGGAAGTCAGTCAGCTGGCACTTGGTTTCAATGCTTTATCGGGTAAGGGTTTTGAGGAGCCATCGGGATTAGACACTTTATGCGTCACTTGTGAGGAATCTTTAGAGGTGGAGTTAGCCAGCTTAGAGTCACCTGTATTAGATGTGGTGTCTGATGCTGGTGAGGAGGCTCCGGCGTTGCAATTAGCTAAGTTACTGTTGCAGTGTCGAACTTGGGCTGAGGTTGAGAATGCGATTGCTTTATATGAGGCTTACGAAGATGAAGCTTGGAAGCTTTTGGAGCCGGAAAAGCAACGGCGGATTAAAAGTTTGGAGGTGGTGTCTTTACTCGAAGTTGGTTCGCGTGTGTGTATTGACCCAAGTTCTTGGAATCCTTTATCGCCTTATATCGGAAAGCTAGGTACGGTTAGGAAGGTGATGGAGGGTGGGTACTATGAGGTGCAGCCGGATGGGGAAAGTAAGCGAATCAGTTATGGAGTTGAAGACCTTAAACCTGTCCAAATGCAACTTGGTGTTGGGGGTATGGGAGCTGTAATCTAG